One Aquamicrobium sp. genomic region harbors:
- a CDS encoding extracellular solute-binding protein codes for MSGGIEGRGPRLSRRGFVALAGASFAAQLLPERAIAALATDTPLHGISPFGELKYGPGFTHFDYASVDAPQGGTFNFSVPNWLFNQSVLTFNTLNTFVGRGDAPPRMEMCFDSLFSGALDEPGSSYGLVAESVAISADRNSFTFRLRPEARFHDGSALTAHDAAFTFALFKEDGHPSLMLPLSEMVEAVAEDDHTLRLSFSGRQSPRTIFSVAGYPILSKAYFAENSFDASQLKAPLGSGPYRVGRVVAGQSIEYERVDDYWAADLPVNRGLNHFAKLRIEFFRDRQAAFEAFKKGDIHFRQEFTSRVWATEYDFPALREGKVVKREFPGEKRPSMQAWAVNLRRPRFQDARVRRAIGLGFDFEWTNRNLFYAAYDRSNSVFEKSAFKAQGLPSPEELALLEPFRGRVPDEVFGEVFTFPVSDGAGRNRAALQEARRLLGEAGWTPRGRQLVNEKGERLTVEFLTQEEGLVRVTTPFVENLQAIGVDASIRMVDATQYQARQRDFDFDVVLMALSFDALPGRDSLTNLFHSRAADLPSSRNYPGTKDEAVDALVEAAGRADSVEELTVALRALDRVLRARGDWIPSYHAANHKAAYWDMFGFREPKPDYGFPVEALWWYDEDRARAIGRG; via the coding sequence ATGAGCGGGGGCATCGAGGGGCGGGGGCCGCGACTCTCGCGGCGCGGCTTCGTCGCGCTCGCCGGCGCGTCTTTCGCCGCGCAGCTCCTGCCGGAGCGCGCCATCGCGGCGCTTGCCACGGACACGCCGCTTCACGGCATCTCGCCGTTCGGCGAGCTGAAATACGGCCCCGGCTTCACCCATTTCGACTATGCCAGCGTCGACGCGCCGCAAGGCGGCACGTTCAACTTCTCGGTGCCGAACTGGCTGTTCAACCAGTCGGTGCTGACCTTCAACACGCTGAACACCTTCGTCGGCCGGGGCGACGCGCCGCCGCGCATGGAGATGTGCTTCGATTCGCTGTTTTCCGGCGCGCTCGACGAGCCGGGCTCGTCCTACGGGCTGGTGGCCGAGAGCGTCGCCATCTCGGCCGACCGCAACAGCTTCACCTTCCGCCTGCGGCCTGAGGCGCGGTTCCACGACGGCTCGGCGCTGACCGCGCACGACGCGGCCTTCACCTTCGCCCTGTTCAAGGAGGACGGCCACCCGTCGCTGATGCTGCCGCTGTCGGAGATGGTCGAGGCGGTGGCCGAGGACGACCATACGCTGCGGCTCTCCTTCTCCGGCAGGCAGTCGCCGCGCACCATCTTTTCCGTCGCCGGCTACCCGATCCTGTCCAAGGCTTATTTCGCCGAAAATTCCTTCGACGCCTCGCAGCTCAAGGCTCCGCTCGGTTCCGGCCCGTATCGCGTCGGCCGCGTCGTTGCCGGCCAGTCGATCGAATATGAGCGGGTGGACGACTACTGGGCGGCGGATTTGCCGGTCAATCGCGGGCTCAACCATTTCGCCAAGCTCAGGATCGAGTTCTTCCGCGACCGGCAGGCGGCATTCGAGGCGTTCAAAAAGGGCGACATCCACTTCCGGCAGGAGTTCACCTCGCGCGTCTGGGCCACCGAATACGACTTCCCCGCGTTGCGCGAGGGCAAGGTGGTCAAGCGGGAGTTTCCCGGCGAGAAGCGCCCGTCGATGCAGGCCTGGGCGGTGAACCTGCGCCGCCCGCGCTTCCAGGACGCGCGCGTGCGCCGCGCGATCGGTCTCGGCTTCGACTTCGAATGGACCAACCGCAACCTGTTCTACGCCGCCTATGACCGCTCGAACTCAGTGTTCGAGAAGTCGGCCTTCAAGGCGCAAGGCTTGCCCTCGCCGGAGGAGCTGGCGTTGCTGGAACCCTTCCGCGGGCGCGTGCCCGACGAGGTGTTCGGCGAGGTCTTCACCTTCCCGGTCAGCGACGGCGCCGGGCGCAACCGCGCCGCGCTTCAGGAGGCGCGCCGCCTGCTCGGCGAAGCCGGCTGGACGCCGCGCGGACGCCAGCTCGTCAACGAGAAGGGCGAGCGGCTCACCGTCGAGTTCCTGACGCAGGAGGAGGGGCTGGTGCGCGTCACCACGCCCTTCGTCGAGAATCTGCAGGCCATCGGCGTCGACGCCTCGATCCGCATGGTCGACGCCACGCAGTACCAGGCGCGCCAGCGCGATTTCGACTTCGACGTGGTGCTGATGGCGCTGTCCTTCGACGCACTGCCCGGCCGCGATTCGCTGACCAACCTGTTCCATTCGCGCGCGGCCGACCTGCCGTCCTCGCGTAACTATCCCGGCACGAAGGACGAGGCCGTCGACGCGCTGGTCGAGGCCGCCGGCCGCGCCGACAGCGTCGAGGAGCTGACCGTGGCGCTCAGGGCGCTCGACAGGGTCTTGCGCGCGCGCGGCGACTGGATTCCAAGTTATCATGCGGCGAATCACAAGGCCGCCTACTGGGACATGTTCGGCTTCAGGGAGCCGAAGCCGGACTACGGCTTCCCGGTCGAAGCCCTGTGGTGGTATGATGAGGACAGGGCAAGAGCGATTGGCCGGGGCTGA
- a CDS encoding microcin C ABC transporter permease YejB: MGAYILRRLLLMIPTLFGIMAISFTVIQFAPGGPVEQVLARMAGEGGSMDRISGGGADMSGGFDQGGDFKYRGAQGLDPAFIAKLEAQFGFDKPPLERFFTMVWDYMRFDFGESFFRDIKVVDLIIEKMPVSISLGLWITLISYAISIPLGIRKAVKDGSAFDVWTSGIVIVGYAIPGFLFAILLMVLFAGGSFFDWFPLRGLVSENWHQLSWPERILDYFWHLTLPLTAMVLSAFATTTLLTKNSFLDEIRKQYVVTARAKGLTERQVLYGHVFRNAMLIIIAGFPGAFISAFFTGSLLIENIFSLDGLGLLGFRSVLDRDYPVVFANLFIFSLIGLVVSLISDLTYTLIDPRIDFERRDV, translated from the coding sequence ATGGGCGCCTATATCCTCCGCCGTCTCCTTCTGATGATCCCGACCCTGTTCGGCATCATGGCGATCTCCTTCACCGTCATCCAGTTCGCCCCCGGCGGCCCGGTCGAGCAGGTGCTGGCGCGCATGGCCGGCGAGGGCGGCTCCATGGACCGCATCTCCGGCGGCGGCGCCGACATGAGCGGCGGCTTCGACCAGGGCGGCGACTTCAAGTATCGCGGCGCACAGGGGCTGGACCCCGCCTTCATCGCCAAGCTGGAAGCGCAGTTCGGCTTCGACAAGCCGCCGCTCGAACGCTTCTTCACCATGGTCTGGGACTATATGCGCTTCGACTTCGGCGAAAGCTTCTTCCGCGACATCAAGGTGGTGGACCTGATCATCGAGAAGATGCCGGTGTCGATCTCGCTCGGCCTGTGGATCACGCTGATCTCCTACGCCATCTCGATCCCGCTCGGCATCCGCAAGGCGGTCAAGGACGGCTCGGCCTTCGACGTGTGGACGTCCGGCATCGTCATCGTCGGCTACGCCATCCCCGGCTTCCTGTTCGCCATCCTCCTGATGGTGCTGTTCGCCGGCGGCTCGTTCTTCGATTGGTTCCCGCTGCGCGGCCTCGTCTCGGAGAACTGGCACCAGCTGTCGTGGCCCGAGCGCATCCTCGACTATTTCTGGCACCTGACGCTGCCGCTGACGGCGATGGTGCTGTCGGCCTTCGCGACGACGACGCTGCTGACCAAGAACTCGTTCCTCGACGAGATCCGCAAGCAATATGTGGTCACGGCCCGCGCCAAGGGGCTGACCGAGCGGCAGGTGCTCTACGGCCACGTCTTCCGCAACGCGATGCTCATCATCATCGCCGGCTTTCCCGGCGCGTTCATCTCGGCCTTCTTCACCGGCTCGCTGCTGATCGAGAACATCTTCTCGCTCGACGGCCTCGGCCTGCTCGGCTTCCGCTCGGTGCTCGACCGCGACTATCCGGTCGTCTTCGCCAACCTGTTCATCTTCTCGCTGATCGGCCTCGTCGTCAGCCTGATCTCGGACCTGACCTACACGCTGATCGACCCGCGCATCGACTTCGAGCGGAGGGACGTCTGA
- a CDS encoding ABC transporter permease: MSEVVLKGEVEKVRHRARRPWMSPLNQRRWQNFKANRRGYWSLWIFLVLFVLSLFAELIANDKPLIASYHGEILFPVVVDYPEEKFGGFLAVTDYRDPVIQEEIEANGWMIWPPIRYSYRTVNNDIPEAAPAKPSWLYDAQTRCSRYVEGVNDPDCTLGNWNWLGTDDQARDVLARVIYGFRISVLFGVILTLASAVIGVSAGAAQGYFGGWTDLIFQRFIEIWSSIPVLYLILIIAAVLPPGFFILLGIMLLFSWVAFVGVVRAEFLRARNFEYVNAARSLGVGNGTIMFRHLLPNAMVATLTFLPFILNGSITTLTSLDFLGFGLPPGSASLGEMLRQGQRNLNAPWLGITGFMTLSIMLSLLIFIGEATRDAFDPRKTFR; the protein is encoded by the coding sequence ATGTCGGAGGTGGTGCTGAAGGGCGAGGTCGAGAAGGTGCGCCACCGCGCGCGGCGACCGTGGATGTCGCCGCTGAACCAGCGTCGCTGGCAGAACTTCAAGGCCAACCGCCGCGGCTACTGGTCGCTGTGGATCTTCCTTGTCCTGTTCGTGCTGTCGCTGTTCGCCGAGCTGATCGCCAACGACAAGCCACTGATCGCCTCCTACCATGGCGAGATCCTGTTCCCGGTCGTCGTCGATTATCCGGAGGAGAAGTTCGGCGGCTTCCTCGCCGTCACCGACTATCGCGACCCGGTGATCCAGGAGGAGATCGAGGCCAATGGCTGGATGATCTGGCCGCCGATCCGCTATTCCTACCGCACCGTCAACAACGACATCCCGGAAGCCGCGCCGGCCAAGCCGTCCTGGCTCTACGATGCGCAGACGCGCTGCTCGCGCTATGTCGAGGGCGTGAACGACCCTGACTGCACGCTCGGCAACTGGAACTGGCTCGGCACCGACGACCAGGCGCGCGACGTGCTGGCCCGCGTCATCTACGGCTTCCGCATCTCGGTCCTGTTCGGCGTCATCCTGACGCTGGCCTCGGCCGTCATCGGCGTGTCGGCCGGCGCGGCGCAGGGCTATTTCGGCGGCTGGACCGACCTGATCTTCCAGCGCTTCATCGAAATCTGGTCGTCGATCCCGGTCCTCTACCTGATCCTCATCATCGCCGCCGTGCTGCCGCCGGGCTTCTTCATCCTGCTCGGCATCATGCTGCTGTTCTCGTGGGTGGCGTTCGTCGGCGTGGTGCGGGCCGAGTTCCTGCGCGCCCGCAACTTCGAATATGTCAACGCCGCCCGCTCGCTCGGCGTCGGCAACGGCACCATCATGTTCCGCCACCTGTTGCCCAACGCCATGGTGGCGACGCTGACCTTCCTGCCCTTCATCCTCAACGGCTCCATCACGACGCTGACCTCGCTCGACTTCCTCGGCTTCGGCCTGCCGCCCGGCTCGGCCTCGCTCGGCGAGATGCTGCGGCAGGGCCAGCGCAACTTGAACGCCCCCTGGCTCGGCATCACCGGCTTCATGACGCTGTCGATCATGCTCTCGCTGCTGATCTTCATCGGCGAAGCCACCCGCGACGCCTTCGACCCGAGGAAGACGTTCCGGTGA
- a CDS encoding type II toxin-antitoxin system VapB family antitoxin, with protein MGMNIKNPNVERLAKQLAAETGQSLTAAIEQALEGELQRLRLNDDYETRKARIKEILRRSGPTPPGATSDHSDLYDEIGLPK; from the coding sequence ATGGGCATGAACATCAAGAATCCGAACGTCGAGCGGCTGGCGAAGCAACTGGCGGCCGAAACCGGGCAGAGCCTCACCGCGGCAATCGAGCAGGCACTTGAAGGCGAATTGCAAAGGTTGCGCCTCAACGACGACTATGAAACGCGCAAGGCGAGAATAAAGGAAATACTGCGGCGATCCGGCCCGACCCCGCCCGGCGCGACCAGCGATCATTCCGATCTCTACGACGAAATCGGACTTCCCAAATGA
- a CDS encoding type II toxin-antitoxin system VapC family toxin — MIVDASAILAIMLEEEDGDAFEDALLLASERHHVMSPVNYLEAAIRLDGLENTNKGAELDAMLNDFGVDLVDVTPKQARLAREAYARYGKGNHKARLNLGDCFAYALARARGEKLLFKGEDFRLTDVEAAL, encoded by the coding sequence ATGATCGTGGATGCATCGGCCATACTCGCCATCATGCTTGAAGAGGAAGACGGCGACGCGTTCGAGGACGCGCTGCTGCTGGCGTCCGAACGCCACCATGTCATGTCGCCGGTCAACTATCTCGAAGCGGCGATTCGGCTCGACGGTCTGGAGAACACGAACAAGGGCGCCGAGCTGGACGCCATGCTGAATGATTTCGGCGTGGACCTGGTCGATGTGACTCCGAAACAGGCACGGTTGGCCCGCGAGGCCTATGCCCGTTACGGCAAGGGCAACCATAAGGCACGGCTCAATCTCGGCGACTGCTTCGCCTATGCGCTGGCCAGGGCCCGCGGCGAGAAGCTGCTGTTCAAGGGCGAGGATTTCCGCCTGACCGACGTCGAGGCCGCCCTTTGA
- a CDS encoding ABC transporter ATP-binding protein has translation MSEAPLLSVQDLSVAFSQGGRETLAVDHVSFDIARGETVALVGESGSGKSVTALSVLKLLPYPPASHPSGQILFDGTDLLAQGEKGLRRVRGNKVTMIFQEPMTSLNPLHTIEQQIGEILKIHRGMNDGAARARTLELLNEVGIREPEKRLSAYPHQLSGGQRQRVMIAMALANEPELLIADEPTTALDVTVQAQILELLAELKKNNRMSMLFITHDLGIVRRIADRVCVMTKGRIVESGPTSEIFANPQHDYTRHLLAAEPKGRPPAADPKAETVLEGKDIRVWFPIKQGFFRKTVDHVKAVDGVSVTVRAGQTLGIVGESGSGKTTLGLALSRMIASKGEITLGDTRIDGHSFKEMRPLRRQMQIVFQDPFGSLSPRMSVSEIIEEGLKIHEPNLDVDARDDMIVDVLREVGLDPETRFRYPHEFSGGQRQRIAIARAMVLKPRFVMLDEPTSALDMSVQAQVVDLLRELQRKHRLAYLFISHDLKVVRALSNHVVVMRGGKVVEEGPSQQIFENPQTDYTKALIAAAFDMATAPAGVVSQ, from the coding sequence TTGAGCGAAGCCCCCCTCCTTTCCGTGCAAGATCTGTCCGTCGCCTTCAGCCAGGGCGGGCGGGAGACGCTGGCCGTCGACCATGTCTCCTTCGACATTGCCCGGGGCGAAACCGTGGCGCTGGTCGGCGAGTCCGGCTCCGGCAAGTCGGTGACGGCGCTGTCTGTGCTGAAGCTCCTGCCCTATCCGCCGGCGAGCCACCCGTCGGGGCAGATCCTGTTCGACGGCACCGATCTCCTCGCCCAGGGCGAGAAGGGCCTCAGGCGGGTGCGCGGCAACAAGGTCACCATGATCTTCCAGGAGCCGATGACCTCGCTCAATCCGCTCCACACCATCGAGCAGCAGATCGGCGAGATCCTGAAGATCCATCGCGGCATGAACGACGGCGCCGCCCGCGCCCGCACGCTGGAACTGCTCAACGAGGTCGGCATCCGCGAGCCGGAAAAGCGGTTGTCGGCCTATCCGCACCAGCTGTCCGGCGGCCAGCGCCAGCGCGTGATGATCGCGATGGCGCTCGCCAACGAGCCGGAGCTCCTGATCGCCGACGAGCCGACGACCGCGCTCGACGTCACCGTGCAGGCGCAGATCCTCGAGCTTCTCGCGGAGCTGAAGAAGAACAACCGCATGTCGATGCTGTTCATCACCCACGATCTCGGCATCGTGCGGCGCATCGCCGACCGGGTCTGCGTGATGACCAAGGGCAGGATCGTCGAGAGCGGGCCGACGAGCGAGATCTTCGCCAACCCGCAGCACGACTACACCCGCCACCTTCTCGCCGCCGAGCCGAAGGGCCGCCCGCCCGCCGCGGACCCCAAGGCCGAGACCGTGCTCGAGGGCAAGGACATCCGCGTCTGGTTCCCGATCAAGCAGGGCTTCTTCCGCAAGACGGTCGATCACGTGAAGGCGGTGGACGGCGTCAGCGTCACGGTCAGGGCCGGACAGACGCTGGGCATCGTCGGCGAATCCGGCTCCGGCAAGACGACGCTCGGGCTGGCGCTGTCGCGCATGATCGCCTCGAAGGGCGAGATAACGCTGGGCGACACCCGCATCGACGGCCATTCCTTCAAGGAGATGCGGCCGCTGAGACGGCAGATGCAGATCGTGTTCCAGGACCCGTTCGGCTCGCTCTCGCCGCGCATGTCGGTCAGCGAGATCATCGAGGAAGGGCTGAAGATCCACGAGCCGAATCTCGACGTCGACGCACGCGACGACATGATCGTCGACGTGCTGCGCGAGGTCGGCCTCGATCCCGAAACCCGCTTCCGCTACCCGCACGAGTTTTCCGGCGGCCAGCGCCAGCGCATCGCCATCGCCCGCGCCATGGTGCTGAAGCCGCGCTTCGTCATGCTCGACGAGCCGACCTCGGCGCTCGACATGAGCGTGCAGGCGCAGGTCGTCGACCTGTTGCGCGAATTGCAGCGCAAGCACCGGCTCGCCTACCTGTTCATCAGCCACGATCTCAAGGTGGTGCGCGCGCTCTCCAACCATGTCGTCGTCATGCGTGGAGGCAAGGTGGTCGAGGAAGGCCCCTCGCAGCAGATATTCGAGAACCCGCAGACCGACTACACGAAGGCGCTGATCGCGGCGGCCTTCGACATGGCGACCGCGCCGGCCGGCGTCGTCAGCCAGTGA
- a CDS encoding 2-hydroxyacid dehydrogenase, giving the protein MSQPARGRILLALTRQDVDYWGQLLGKDREVTTERAWPADPSIDYALVWKHKPGVLAGLPNLKLVISMGAGVDHVFADPDLPDVPILRVVAENLTTHMTEYVVWRVMDHHRQGMAYRAQQAGKVWEEHGQQTAACVHVGIMGFGHLGRAAAKALVALGFRVNGWTRTPAAAEGVATFHGEAGLKDFLAATDILVVLLPHTPATEGIIDYDLLSGLRRDNALGGAVLINAGRGMLQKEAGILRALDDGTLKEASLDVFEEEPLPARSPLWSHPRVFVTPHAAATSDPEHLVPLMLEQIARFERGEALDNLVDRKAGY; this is encoded by the coding sequence ATGTCCCAGCCCGCGCGCGGCCGCATCCTGCTTGCCCTGACCCGACAGGACGTCGACTATTGGGGGCAGCTCCTCGGGAAGGACCGCGAGGTGACGACGGAGCGCGCCTGGCCCGCCGACCCGTCCATCGACTACGCGCTGGTGTGGAAGCACAAGCCGGGCGTGCTGGCCGGACTGCCCAACCTGAAGCTCGTGATCTCGATGGGGGCGGGCGTCGACCACGTCTTCGCAGACCCCGACCTGCCGGACGTGCCGATCCTGCGCGTGGTGGCGGAGAACCTCACCACGCACATGACCGAATATGTCGTGTGGCGCGTCATGGACCACCACCGGCAGGGCATGGCCTACCGCGCGCAGCAGGCGGGCAAGGTGTGGGAAGAGCATGGCCAGCAGACGGCAGCCTGTGTCCATGTCGGCATCATGGGCTTCGGCCATCTCGGCCGCGCGGCGGCGAAAGCGCTCGTCGCGCTCGGCTTCAGGGTCAATGGCTGGACCCGCACGCCCGCCGCCGCCGAGGGTGTCGCGACCTTCCACGGCGAGGCGGGGCTGAAGGATTTCCTCGCCGCGACCGACATTCTCGTCGTGCTGCTGCCGCACACGCCGGCCACCGAGGGCATCATCGACTACGACCTCCTCAGCGGCCTTCGCCGCGACAACGCACTCGGCGGCGCGGTGCTGATCAACGCCGGGCGCGGCATGTTGCAGAAGGAGGCGGGCATCCTGCGCGCGCTCGACGACGGCACGCTGAAGGAGGCGAGCCTCGACGTGTTCGAGGAGGAGCCGCTCCCTGCGCGCAGTCCGCTCTGGTCGCACCCTCGCGTCTTCGTCACGCCGCATGCGGCCGCGACCTCCGACCCCGAGCATCTGGTGCCGCTGATGCTGGAGCAGATCGCCCGCTTCGAACGCGGCGAGGCGCTCGACAATCTGGTGGACCGCAAGGCGGGCTACTAG